The Deinococcus multiflagellatus genome includes the window GACGAAATCGGTCAGGGCCTGACCCTGGTGGACTTCTGGGCGCCCTGGTGTGGCCCCTGCCGCATCATTGCGCCGGTGATCGAGGAACTGGCCAGCCAGTACGAGGGCCGCGTGAAGATCGCCAAACTGAACGTGGACGAAAACCCCGTCACCCAGGGCCAGTACCGCGTGATGAGCATCCCCACCCTGATCCTGTTTAAAGACGGCCAGCCGGTCGAAGGCGTGGTGGGCGCCCAGCCCAAGCGCGCGTTTGAAGCCCTGCTGGACAAGCACAGCGCCGAGATCGCCAGCGCCTAAGCCGCACAGAAAGCCGCCCCCGCCGTACGGTGCGGGGGCGGCTTTCTGTGGCCTGGGGCGGTTGGTTCAGAAGCGCACGACTTCAGGAGGGGTCCAGGCGTGCAGGGCCTCGGACAGCAGCACCTCGCCCTCGGGCCAGTCGCCGTGGCCGCTGGCCACGTTGATGTGCCCCGCCTCGCCTGCCGAGACCAGTTCGGCGCCCCAGGCCGCCGCCAGCTCCTCGGCACGCGCGAAGGTGGTGTAGGGGTCGTTCTCGCTGGCGACCACCAGCGCCGGGAAGGGCAGCTCGGTCAGGGGCAGTGGGGCCAGGGCGCGCACCGCCGGGTACAGGGCTGCGGTCTGGGGCGCCTCGGCATCGGTGGGGCCCACCAGCAGGGCGCCGCGTACCCGCCCATGCCCCCCGGTTTGCGCGGCCCAGTGCACGATGGTCAGCACCCCACACGAATGGCCCACCAGAATCAGCTCGCCCGGCGTGGCCTCAATGGTCTCCTGCAGCCGCGCGGCCCAGGCCCCGGGGGTGGGCTGGTCCGGGTCGTCCTGGCGCACGCGGGCGGCGCCGAACTTGTGCTGCCAGCGGGTCTGCCAGTGGTCGGGGCCGCTGTCGCCCAGGCCGGGCACGATCACGAGGGTGGGGGTCATGCCTGTCAAGGTACGGCCTGCGGGTCAGGCGGAAGGCCAGGAGGTGCAGACGGGCGCTGCGCCTGAGAGCGACTGCCACTTCCTTCCTACAGTCAAAAGGCGGCCCCCATTCCGTAGGCGCCGCTGTCCTTCTCGGCCACCTACTCCGTTCGCCTTGCAGACGTTGAAGGGAAAACCCGGGGCGACTCTGGGTTCCGCTTTGAAAGGGAAAACCCAAGGCGTTTCGTCTCCCTCGGACCAACAAGGGCGTACGCGGCACTCGGTGTTACCTACCGAACGGACCTCCCCTTTAGCCCACGAAAGAAGCAGAGCCCGTCAAGACTCTGCCTGCTGTTCCTGCGCCCTAATCCAGCGCCGGATCGTCCTCGTCGGGGTCCTCGCCGTCGCCCAGAGGGGTGATGCTTACCTCTTCATGGGTCACGCGGTACGGCCCTTCCTTGGCAATGTAATCGGCGGCCATGCGCAGGGTTTCTTCCACCCAGCCGTAATCGTTGCTGATGGTCGCCACGCCGATCACTTCCCAGTCGTGGGCGTTCAGGCCGTCCAGGCGCGCGACGGTGAGAGGAAAACGGACCTTCAGGCGTTCCACCACCGGGCGCACCAGGGCGCGTTTTTCTTTCAGGTTGCCCACCCAGGGCATCTCCACCCGGATGGTGAGCACCCCCACGTAGCCCAGGGCCACGGGGCCTTAGAGCATGCCGGCCAGGAACCCCTGACGGCGCACGGCGCGCACAAGGTCCATGACGGTCAGCTGCGAGGGGTCGTAGTGCACTTCAATCTGGCCTTCGTCCGGCGTGGCCTTGACCACCCCAGGCAGGGCAGCCAGGGCTTCGGAAACGGTGGTGCCGGCTTCGCGGCTCATGCCGCGCACGCCCAGCAGTACGCGGGTGGCTTTGTTCGTCATGCCGCCCAGTATACCGGCGCGAGGTCTGGGCCCAGATGCCCGAATGGGGGCAGTGCGCGAAGAGGCCGGTTGACCAAATGCCTAAGCGAGCCGGAGCCGCGCTAAGGAAACGGGGCGCCGGGTAGGGTCCATCCCCCACGCCCGCATGAAGCCGCTGTCCCTGCTCGCCACCGCCTGCTCAGTCTTGTGGAGCCAACCGCTCACCGGGGGCGGTCTTGGCGCGGGTGCCCAGGTGGCAGACCGCGTACTGCCCGGTCACCACCGCTTCCTCCTGCGCCGCCGCCCCGACCAGTGCCGGGGGCAGGGGAAAATGCACCTCGTAGACGGCGGTGTCGTAGGCGCTCTTGACCACGGCGTGCAGCAGTCCGCTGGCCACCTCGGGGCCCGCCCCGGGGTTCAGGCTGAGGGTACGCACCAGCACAATGGGGCGGTCCCCCTGCCACACCGACTGCGCAAAAACAAAGCCGTGCAGGTCGCCCCCCAGTTCGGCCACGAAGGAATGTTCGCTGCGCTCGTAGAACTTCAGGGCGGCGAGGCTGGTGTGAAGGCGGCCATCGCGTTCGCGCTCGGGCAGGGTGTCGAAGGCGGGGTCGGCGCCGCGCTGCGCGTTCAGGTCCAGGGCCTGCAGGGCCTCGTAATCGTGCTCGGTGAAGGTGCGGTAACGCATGGGCCCAGGCTAGGGCATGGGGGCGGTGGGGCGCGTGGCGGCCCCGGCCGCTTCAACCTCGGGCCACAGGGGCATGGCGGCCTGGGCGCCGCGCCGGGTGCAGGCCAGGGCCGCCGCTACGCCTGCCCAGTGCAGGGCGTGGGGCAAAGGATCACCCGACTGCAGGCGGGCGGCCAGCACCCCGCAGAAGGTGTCGCCCGCCCCGGTGGTGTCGGTCACGGCCACCGGGTGCGCGGGCAGGACGTGGGTCGCTCCGGCGGTCACGGTCACGCTGCCCCGGGCGCCCAGGGTCACCGTTACGGCTTCCGGGCCCCGGGCCAGCAGGGCGCGGGCCTGCACGCCGACCTCGCCTTCACCGCCCGCCAGGGCCGACAGTTCGTGCTCGTTGACGATCAGGTGATGGGTGGCCGCCAGCAGTTCGGGCGCCGTGTCCCGGCTGGGGGCCGCATTCAGCAGCACCCGCAGGCCTGCCGTCCGGGCGCGCTGGGCCGCCGACAGCGTCACAGCCGGGGGCAACTCTTGTTGCAGCAGCAGGTGGCTGTAAGGCCTCAGGTCGCTGGGCAGGTGGGCCGCTTCCAGCCCCGCATTGGCGCCACTGGCCACTGTGATGGCATTTTCACCGCCCGAGGCCACCGTGATGAGGGCCACCCCAGTGGCGCCAGGGACCGCGCGCACACCCTCCAGATTCACGCCCGCCGCCTGCAGCAGGTGCAGGGCCTGTGCGGCAAAAGCGTCCTGGCCCACCGCCCCCACCAGTGAGACTGACGCCCCAGCCCGCGCTGCCGCCAGCGCCTGATTGGCGCCCTTGCCGCCCGGGGACACCTGCAACTCGCCGCCCAGCACCGTTTCGCCGGGTGCGGGAATGCGCGGGGCGGCCACCGTCAGGTCCACGTTCAGGCTGCCCACCACCAGCACGCCCGGCACGCTCAGAGCCCCTGGGTTTCTTCGGGGTAGCGCGCCTGCCACAGCGCCCAGCCTTCTTCTGGAAAGGCGCGCTTGGCTTCGGGGGCAAACAGCAGGGCGCCCTCGCGTTCCAGCGCGGGGTCGGGGGTGGGCACCACCTGGGTCTGCTGCATGGCGGGGTGGTCTTCCCAGCGCAGCAGGCGCCCAGAGCCGCCCCAGGGATCGGCGGTGGCCCACACCACGCGCCCCACGCCCAGCAGCGCGCTGGCGCCGCCGCACATCAGGCAGGGCTCCAGGCTGCTGTACAGGGTCAGGGTCTCGGGGTCTTCCAGCTTGCCCACCTGAAAAAACACGTCCATCTCGGCGTGGGCCACGCTGGCGCCGCCCACATGGTCGGCGGTTTGCGCCTGCCCCACGCGGTTGTGGCCGCGCGCCAGCACCTCGCCCTGGGCACTGACCAGCAGGGCCCCCACGGGCGCGCTGCCCGCCGCCTGCCCCTGACGGGCCAGCGCCAGCGCTTCTTTCAGGTACGCAACATGATCCAGCTGTGGCAATTCAGGCATGGCCCCAGTGTGCCAGCCGCGCCCCCCCTTCCCCCAGCCGGGGCATAGGGTGAAATTCTTGAACCTTGCCCGGTTTAGCTTATACTGAGTTCAATTTCAGTTTCGGCTCATCCGCCCACTGGCCGCAGCGCCCCGGTGCCCTTCCCGCCGCCCCGGGCCTCTCCCCTTCTCCACAGGAGCGCCCCATGACCCAGCCCCTTGCCCGTCCCTGGCTCAGCCGTTACGAAGCGGGTGTGCCGCAGCACTTTGTGCCCAGCGGCCTGACCCTGCCGCAGCTGCTTGAACGCACCGCCAGCAAGTACCCTGACCGCACCGCCCTGACCTTTCTGGGGGCCAAGCTCTCATACCGCCAGCTGTGGCAAGACGCCCAGCGCTTTGCTTCGGCGCTGCAGAAGCTGGGGGTGAGGCCCGGCGACCGGGTGTCCATCATGCTGCCCAACACGCCGCAGTTCGTGGTGGCCTTTTACGGCACGCTGCTGGCGGGGGGCGTGGCGGTCAACACCAGCCCCATGTACACCTCCAGCGAACTGGAGCACCAGCTTACCGACAGCGGCAGCGAAACCCTGGTGATGCTGGACGCCTTTTATCCCCGCTACGCCGCCGTGGCGGGCCGCGTGCCGGTCAAGCGGGTGCTGGTCACGGGGGTGCAAGACGCCCTGCCGTTTCCCAAGAACCTGCTGTACCCGGTCAAGGCGCGCAAGGAAGGCACCTGGGTCAAGGTGCCCTACGCCGAGCGGGTGCTGGCCATGGGCAAGGTTGTGGCCTCGCAGGCCCCCAGCCCCCAACCGGTGAAGAGCGCGCCCGAAGACGTGGCGCTGCTGCAGTACACCGGCGGCACCACGGGCGTGCCCAAGGGCGCCATGCTGACCCACCGCAATCTCGTGGCCAACTGCGAGCAGGCCCGGGGCTGGATGACCGATCTGCGCGAGGGGCAGGAGGTGACGCTGGCGGCCATTCCGTTTTTCCATGTGTACGGCATGACGGTCGCCATGAACCTGAGCATCCTGATTGGCGCGACCATTGCGCTGGTGCCCAATCCGCGCGACCTGAAGATGGTGCTCTCGCAGATCACGGCCTCGGGGGCCACGCTGTTTCCCGGCGTGCCCACGCTGTACAACGCCATCAACAACCACCCCGACACGCCCAAGCACGACCTGACCTCTATTCGCGCCTGTATCAGCGGCAGCGCGCCGCTGCTGCTGGAAACCGCGCGGCGCTTCAAGGAGATCACGGGCGGCGCCAATCTGGTGGAGGGCTACGGGCTGACCGAAGCCAGCCCCATCACGCACACCAACCCCATTTTCGGGAACCAGAAAGAAGGCAGCATCGGCCTGCCCATGCCGGGCGTGGACGCCGTGGTCGTGGACGACAGTGGCCAGCCGGTGCAGCCGGGCGAGGTGGGCGAGCTGTGGGTGGCCGGGCCCATGATCATGAAGGGCTACTGGCAGCGCCCCGATGAAACCGCCAAAACGCTGCGCGAGGCGTTTGGCAAGACCTGGCTGATGACCGGCGATATGGCCGTGATGGACGAGCAGGGCTATTTCCGCATTGTGGACCGCAAGAAGGACCTGATTATCGCGGGCGGCTTTAACATCTACCCCCGCGAGGTGGAAGAGGCCCTGATGACCCACCCGGCGGTGCTGGAAGCGGCGGCCGTGGGCCTGCCCGACGAGTACCGCGGCGAGAGCGTGCACGCTGTGGTGGCCCTGAAACCCGGCCAGAGCGCCACCGAAGCCGACCTGATCGCCCACTGCAAGGGGCTGCTGAGCGCCTACAAGGTGCCCCGCAGCGTGGAGTTCCGCGCCGAACTGCCCAAGACGGCCGCCATGAAGATCCTGCGCCGCCAGCTGGCCCAGGAGGCCAAGGCTGCGCGGGCGGCCACCAAAGCGAGTGCTTAAAGAGGGGTGGAGGCCGTAGGGTGTGGGCTGTAGGACAACCAGGGGCCCGGCGCAACAGCGGCCGGGCCCTTTGCTGTTCTTTTCTGTTGTTCCCTACATCCTACAGCCCACGACCCACACCCCCCGCCAGCGGCGCGTAGGCCACCGCGCCCTCGCTGAGCGCACTGGGGGCGCGCCCGGCCTGGATGGCAGCGGCGGCGGCCAGGGCGATCATGGCGCCGTTGTCGGTGTTCAGGCCCGGGCCCGGAAAGACCACGTGCAGGCCCGTAGCGGCGAAGGCTTCACGCAGGGCCCGGTTGGCGGCCACCCCGCCAGACACCACCACCGTGCCGCGCCCGGTGACCTCGGCGGCGCGGACGGTGGTTTTGACCAGGGTCTGCACGGCCGCGCGCTGAAAACTGGCGGCCAGATCGTCGGGGGCGGCACCTGCCCGGTGGGCCAGCAGGGCCGCCGTTTTCAGGCCGCTGAAGCTGAAGTCAAAGCCGCTCTGGCCCTTCAGGGGTTCTTTGAACGGCACCGCGTCCGGGTTGCCGCGCCCCGCCGCCGCCGAGATGGCCGGGCCGCCGGGGTAGCCCAGGCCCGCCAGCCGGGCCACCTTGTCAAAGGCTTCCCCCGCCGCGTCGTCGCGCGTGGCGCCGATCAGCACGTATTCGCCGTCGCGGGGCACGTCGAACAGGTGCGTGTGGCCGCCGCTCACCACCAGCGCGAGGTAAGGCGGGCGCAGCTCGGCGTCGCTGGCTGCCGCGTAAATGTGGCCTTCAAGGTGATGGGCGGCGTAAAAGGGCACATCCAGCGCCTGGGCCAGCCCCTTGCCGTACATCAGCCCCACCAGCAGGGCGCCCACCAGCCCCGGGCCCGAGGTGGCGGCCACCGCGCTGATGCTGGCCAGGTCCAGGCCCGCTTCCGACAGGGCCTCGCCCACAATCGCGTCAATGCGCTCCACGTGCTCGCGGCTGGCCAGCTCGGGCATCACGCCGCCGTACTGCGCATGCACTGTCTGGGACCACACCCGGTTGGCGCGCACCTGCACGGCCCCGCCGCACAGTTCCACAATGCCCACCCCTGTGTCGTCGCAGGACGTGTCAATCCCCAGAATGAACCGGGGCTCGGGAAACGCGGCGGGCGAGGGGACGTGGGGTTCGCTCACCGGCGGAGTGTAGCAGGGGCGCCCCGGCCTGTTCCGGCGGCGGCCCCACAAAGCCCGGGGCTGACCCGCGCCCCTCTACCGCTGCTGGTCGCGCACGGCCGCCAGCGTCTCTTCAAACTCGTCCAGAAACTCGTCTTCCAGCAGGCGGTCGCGGATCAGGGCGTCCTGCTCAGTGGTGGCCTGTTCGCGCGCCCAGCGCACCCGCGCCTGCCGGGCGCCGCTCACGTTGCCTTTGCCCGCGATAAAGCGCGCCGCGTGCCGGATGGCGGCCACCGGGTCCTCGGTGGGGGCCGTCACCGAGAGGTTGCGCAGGCCGCCCTGGTCGTTCACCAGAGAACACGTGACCTCGACGCGCAGGCCACGCCGAGCCAGAAACACCTGATCCACCCGCCACATGCTGGTGGCGCGGATGGGCTCCGGGGCACGCAGGGGCCTACGCCGGGCCACGGCCCCCCCCAGGCGGGGTCCAGTCACGCGCCGCTTCCAGGCCCAGCAGGACGCGCCCCGCGCCTTCGGCCAGGGCTTCGAGTTCCACCTCGCCGGGAATGATAAACACCGGCGCGATCCAGGCCACCCGGCGCTCAATGCGGTCCATCAGTTCGTCCCAGCGCGCAATGCCGCCGGTCAGGACAAGGGCGTCGGGGCGGGCACTCAGGGCGCCGGTCTGCTCGCCCACCGCCTTGGCCACCTGGTGCACAAAGGCGCCCATGGCCGCCTGCACGTCTGGATCGCTGGGCGCCCGGGCTTCGAGGTCCCGCAGGTTCGCGCTGCCCGTCAGCGCCAGAAAGCCCCCCTCGCTGGCGAGGTGGGTCAGGGCGCGCTCGCCCAGATCGGCCCCCAGACGCAGCAGGGCGCGCGCCGGCACCGGGCCGCTTTGCATGGCGCCCAGCGGGCCGCCATCAGCGCCGGCCCCGGTGGTATCGATGGCCCGGCCCTGGTCAAAGGCGGTCACACTGGTGGTGGCCCCCAGGTGCGCCACGACCACCCGCGCCTCGTGGAAGCGCTTGCCCACCTCGTGCGCGGCGCGCCGGGCCACTGCGCGGGCGTTGAGCGCGTGAAATTCGCCCCGGCGCCGCACGCCGCGCAGGCCCGTCAGCCGGGCTTCGGGCAGCAGTTCATCGGCGCTCTGCGGGTCCACGATAAAGGCGGGCACGCCGCGCACCTGCGCCAGCGCCAGCGCCAGCGGGCCGCCCAGGTTGGGGGGCTCCTGGGCGCCCTCCCCCTGCACGGCGTAGGCGGCCAGGGCCTCGGTGACGCGGTAGGTCCCGGTGGGGACCCGGCCAATAAAGCCGCCCCGGCCCACCACGGCGTGTGGGGCTGGCCAGTCAGCGGTCAGGGCCATGATGGCCTGGGTGAGCGCGGGCACGGCCCCAGCCGTGGGGGGCGCGTGCAGCGGCAGTTCCGCGCGGGTCAGCTGCAGGCGCAGTTGCCCCGGCAGCGCGGGGTTCGCGCTGGGCTCAAGGGTGGCGCAGGCGAGCTTGACCCCGCTGCTGCCCGGATTGATCACGTGGGCGATCACAACGGCCGCAGCGTAGCAGACCCGGTGCGTGGGCGGGGGGGGGCGCGTCCCCACAGGACCGCGCGCCCCCCCGCCCAGGCCCCACGCTCAGGCGCTGGGTTCAATCAGGCCGTAGTGCCCGTCCTTGCGGCGGTAGACCACGCCGCAGATGCCCGTTTTCATGTTCATGAACACGTAAAAATCGTGGCCCAGGGCTTCCATCTGGGCCACAGCGTCCTCGGGGCTCATGGGGCGCATCTCAAAGCGCTTCTGGCGCACAATTTCCGGCTGGAATTCGCTCACATCGTCCAGGCCGGCTTCCACATCGGCCTCGGCCGGGCCGGGCTCGGGCTGGGGCGCGGCGTCGTGGCGGTGCTTGAGGTACCGGGTCTTGAACTTGCGCAGCTGGCGCTCCAGCACGTCGCTGGCGCGGTCAATGGCGGCGTACATGTCGGCGTGGTGCTCCTCGGCGCGAATAATGCCGTGGGGCACGTTGAGCTGCACTTCCACGCGGTTGCGGCGGGCGGCGTCGCGCACGTCGCGCACGGTGAGGGTCACCCGCGCGTCGGTAATCTGGTCGTTGAAACGGTCCAGCCGGGAGAGCTTTTCCTCCACGTAGTCCCGCATGGCATCAGTCACTTCGACGTTCCGGCCCGACAGCTTATAGATGTGCACGGCTTTCACCTCTTCCTTTTCCCGGAGGGTGGGGTTGCGCTCCGGTGCCCCCACTCTAGGCCCGGGGTCATGAGACTGTCATGCGAGCACCTTACAGCGCCCGCCGCGTCTTCCGGGGTATGCTCCGGAGTGGAGCGGCGCCCCCCCAAGCGGGTGAAGGCCCCTTTCATGGTGGCGCGACCGGCACGGCGGTACACTGGGCACGTGAAGGTGGACCGCCACGAACAGGACGAGGCCCGGCGCGAGCGCATTGCCCGCGCGGCCTTTGAGCTGTTTGCCCGCAGTGGGCTGGAAGAGATCAGCGCGCAGGACATCGCCCGCGCGGCGTATGTGAGCCGAACCAACCTGTACCGTTACTTTCCCAGCAAGGTGCACATGCTGCTGGCCCACTTTGAAAAGGCGGTGCAGGCCAGCCGCGACGACGCCCTGGAACGCCTGAAGGCGGGGGCCAACCCGCAACTGGTCTGGGACAAGGTCACGGCCCGCATGGCCGACCTGGGCGTGCGCTACCGGCACCTCGTGGGCGCGGTGGGGCAGGCCGTGCTGGGCGCCCCCCCCGAATCCCCAGGTGAACGCACCGATGCGCCTGCACGCCCCGGCGACGGCCTGCGGACCGCCCTGACGCTGGCGGCGCTGGTGCAGCCCGTGCTGCTGGCCATGCAGGCCCAGGGCCGCCTGCGCCCAGAAGCCAACACCCAACTGCTGAGCATGCTGCTGGTGGACGCTTTTATTCTGGCCCTGCTGCACGGCGGCCACCGCGACCAGCGCGAGGTGCTGCGCGACTGGCAGGAGCGCTTCAGCCTGCTGATGTACGGGGCCCTGAACCCAGATACGCCGCTGCGCGAGCGGGGCTAACCGTCAGTCCGGAGAAGAGGGTGGCCCGCAAGCCACCCTTCTCTGCCTGTCACAGACAGGGGTTTCTGGCATCCGCTGGACACCGGTTGACGCGGCGCACATGTACTTGTTTTCAGGTTCGCTGGGGCGTTCTGCTTGGGCCGGCGCGCCGCCGCATTGGGGCCACGGGGTCTGTGCCAGAACCTGTTTCCAGCCCAAAGGAATGCGAACCACCCGCCTCCGGCCAGCATGAAAACAGCCGGGCCACCCTCTGCCCGGCCTTTCTGATCACGCAGCGTCTACACCGGCGCTGTTTCTCCCTGCAGCGCCTCTACAAACGCCGCGCCGGTGCCGGCCCGCACCTCGTCCAGGGTGGCGCCGGGCATCAGCTCGGTGAGGGTCAGCACGCCACCCCGGAATTCAAAGACCGCCTTGTCGGTGATCACCATGTCCACCGCGCCGCGTGCAGTCAGGGGCAGGGTGCACTCGGGGACGATCTTGGGCGTGCCGTCGGGGTCGGTGTGGCTCATGGTGATGATCAGGCGCCGGGCGCCGCTGGCCAGATCCATCGCGCCGCCCACGCCCAGCAGCGGCTTGCCGGGCACCGCCCAGTTCGCCAGGTTGCCGCAGGCGTCCACCTGCAGGCCGCCCATCACGGCCACGTCCACATGCTTGCCCCGGATCATGGCAAAGGAGTCGGCGCTGTCAAAGTAGCTGGCGCCGGGCAGGGCGGTCACCGGAATCTTGCCCGCATTCACCGGGTAATCCAGCGCGCCGCCGTCTTCGGGGGCAGGGCCCACGCCCAGCATGCCGTTTTCGGTGTGCAGGTTCACGCCGTGTTCCGGGGTGATCAGGTCCGCCACCAGCGTGGGGATGCCGATGCCCAGGTTCACCACGTCGCCGCGCTTCAGTTCCTTCAGGGCGCGGCGGGCCATGTTCAGGCGGGCCTCGTCCACCTTCTTGGCGCTGCCCTTCACGCTGGCGCTGGAGCCCAGGTGTTCGGGCAGCAGCGGCGCCTGCACCAGATAGTCCACGTACAGCCCCGGCGTGTGCACCTGCTCGGGCGCAATGGTCCCCACTGGCACGATTTCCTCGACCTCGGCAATCACGAGGTCGGCGGCGGTGGCCATCGCCTTGTTGAAGTTCTGCTCGGTCAGGCGGTACTGGAGGTTGCCCGCCGTGTCGGCCCGCCACGCGCGCACAAAGGCCACGTCGCCGCGCAGGGCCGGCACAAAGATCATCTCCTGCCCATTCAGGGTGCGCACGTCGGCGTCCCCGGCGATCAGGGTGCCGGCGGCCGTGGGGGTGTAAAAGCCGCCCAGCCCGGCGCCCCCGGCCCGCAGCGCCTCGGCCAGCGTGCCCTGGGGCAGAAGGTGCACCTCCAGCCAGCCTTCCTGGTTGGCCTTGACCGCTTCGGGGTTGGAGGTGAAGTAGGAGCCCACCGCCCTGGCAATCTGGCGGTTGCGCAGCAGGCGACCGCCGCTCAGGCCCGGTTCAGAGACGTTGTTCGCCACGTAGGTCAGGCCCTGCACGTCGGTGTCGGCCAGCGCGTGCACGAGGTGGACCGGGTTGCCGGTCATGCCGAAGCCGCCCACCAGCAGGGTCTGGCCGCTGCGCACCTTGGCGGCGGCCTCCTGTGGGGTGATCACGGGGACGCTTTTCATGCTTCCACCCGTTCAATGATCGCGGCCTCACCCTGGCCCACGCCCACGCACAGGGTCGCCAGGCCGTACCGCCCCTCACGCCGGGCCAGTTCGTGGGTCAGGGCCACGATCAGGCGGGCGCCGCTCATGCCCAGCGGGTGCCCCAGGGCGATGGCGCCGCCGTTCACGTTCACCTTCTCCTCGGGCAGGTCCAGTTCGCGGATACAGGCCAGCGCCTGCACGGCAAAGGCCTCGTTCAGCTCGATCAGGTCCAGGTCGGCCACGCTCAGGCCGGTGCGCGCCAGCACCTTGCGGGTGGCGGGAATGGGGCCCAGACCCATCACGCGTGCGTCCACACCGGCCGAGGCGCCGCCCACCCAGCGGGCCAGCGGGGTCAGACCCAGTTCGCGCGCCTTAGCGGCCGACATCAGCACCAGGGCCGCCGCGCCGTCGTTCAGGCCACTGGCGTTGCCGGCGGTCACGCTGCCCCCCTTGCGAAAGGCCGGCTTGAGGCCCTGCAGGGTGGCTTCATCGGTGGCCAGGGCGTAGGTGTCGCCCTCCTTCTTCACGCGGGGATGCTCGTCGGTGTCCACGACGGTGACGCCCTTGCGGCCCTTCACCTCCACGGGCACGATCTGGCTTTTAAAG containing:
- a CDS encoding 3-oxoacid CoA-transferase, producing MKSVPVITPQEAAAKVRSGQTLLVGGFGMTGNPVHLVHALADTDVQGLTYVANNVSEPGLSGGRLLRNRQIARAVGSYFTSNPEAVKANQEGWLEVHLLPQGTLAEALRAGGAGLGGFYTPTAAGTLIAGDADVRTLNGQEMIFVPALRGDVAFVRAWRADTAGNLQYRLTEQNFNKAMATAADLVIAEVEEIVPVGTIAPEQVHTPGLYVDYLVQAPLLPEHLGSSASVKGSAKKVDEARLNMARRALKELKRGDVVNLGIGIPTLVADLITPEHGVNLHTENGMLGVGPAPEDGGALDYPVNAGKIPVTALPGASYFDSADSFAMIRGKHVDVAVMGGLQVDACGNLANWAVPGKPLLGVGGAMDLASGARRLIITMSHTDPDGTPKIVPECTLPLTARGAVDMVITDKAVFEFRGGVLTLTELMPGATLDEVRAGTGAAFVEALQGETAPV